In the genome of Zygosaccharomyces rouxii strain CBS732 chromosome G complete sequence, the window TCTCTAAAATTTGAGTTAACCACGAATTGAAAAGTATCATTCTATCCTGTACCAAATAAACCATATGCAACAATCTTAAAAATTTGCTAAACATTTCTCTCAATGCATTGGTAAACGCAGTTGTACCATCTGTCCAAAAATCTATAACATATTGAAATATGATTCCGCTGTTCTCCATAGTCAAAAGCTCttgtttcaatttattCATGTAACCAGTagtatcaatttttttattagACAGACATTGTGTAGATCTTAGTACCCATATGGAAAAGGTATCAATTATGAGTAACCTTTGAGAATCTACCATTCCCTCAGTCTGATGTTCAAAGGCGTCAAATAAAACTGAAAAACCGCTTATGAAGTGCTCAAATATGGAATCATTATGGATCTTGGAAGGATTATGGTCAAGCAAAAATTGCTTAATCTCAGAGACCTGAGCCTGATCAACCATGAAGACTAGCTTTGACCTCTTGCTTACAAGATTTTActtttaaaagaaaactttcttttccGACCTCATCGATCTATAACgttaaaatattttgaCAAAAAACAAGCATCTTAAACACTTGAACCAATTTTCTATGTTTTTAAATGTTGTTTGGTTTCTCTATATAATATATATTAAGACAGgtttaaaatttaatgCATACAAACGACAGCAGCATGACATCCTTCAGATTTCGTCGATATCCAGctcgtcatcatcttcctcttcttcatcatcttcggCGTTACCGAATTCGAAGTTAacgtcttcatcagattcgAAACCAAAGTTATCAGTTTCATTAATTTTGGCATTTTCAGGCAATTCGCCTTGGTTCTTCAAGGTTCTAGCCTCATCCAAATTGTACTTATGAATAACGTCACACTGGTCGTCCTGGAAATCTCTTAGCGAAACTAAGATAATATCACCTTGACCCATCCAAACTCTCTTTCTCAACTTACCTCTGATGTGTGCCATTCTCTTTACACCATCGAAGCAGGTTGCTTCCACTCTACCATTACCTAACATCTTGGTAATTTGAGCATATTCTTGGCCATCTTCCTTGTAGATAAGTTCACGCTTTGGGCCTCCACTGTCgttctttcctcttctgcCCTTTTTACCACCCTTGGTGTTCTTCTTACCCATGGCTAATGCTACGAATAAGGTCTCTTACGGATTAATACGAATTACAAGTTAAAAGGTAGCTGTAACAagtttctttctttccatCTGTCTAGTAAGTTCTTtagatggtgaaaaatttgagtTCGTAGATAGTGACTATAATACCGATGATCTAGAGCGACAGTAGTACTAGTGAAAATATTAATAGTGGTTAGTCGTAGTAGTGGTCATGATGGCTAATTAGACAAAAAATCATAAGTATCTATTGGTAGTAATAACGATGTGATTATAAAGATTTCCGGTTGATGCCTTCGAGGATAGATAGAAGTTCGTTGAGACCATCAACGTGCTCCTTGGCATAAGTAGAAGTAGCATTACCATAAACAATTGTGTAACCGTAGCGGAGGAAACCACGTTTTACCTCCTCTCTTATGAGCTGGAATAAAGGCTCTAACACTGGTGACGAAGAACCAGTGACGCAGGCAAAATCTAAATGGTGTTGTGAAGATTTCGCAGGGAAGGTGAAATAACTGTTGCTGCCACTATTATCATTTGAGCCCAAATGTGAAGGGGATGGAGAAGCTGCTATATCTGTAGGTGTCACAGGTGAGGATGAGCTTGGATCAGTTTTGCTTCTGTGAAATTTGAGCACGAATTGAGCGGCACTTAGTGAAAGATTCAATTGTTGAACAAACATAATATTCTTGTGGATATAAGCATGAATACCACGTCCATCAAAAATGGTGTTGATGTGAGTAATGGcttcaccaacaacacCTACAACACGATCTCTGTCCTCTGCATTTTCTGTATGGAATCTAACCATAGAATCCGAAATCTTGTAATAAGAACCTGGTAATCTTTCCATCTTGTCGTCTAGAATTTTAACCACATCGTCTATCCAATCCGTTTCATCTGCAATTGTGTACCAAAGACCGTTTACTTTAACATATGCACCATTTTCTGCCATGAGACCAAGGCCAGGTACACGGTTGtacaaattttctaaagtGGCCTTAGAAAAGGAGTTCAACACGTAAACGTAATGTTTAGATGCTAAATCATGTAAAGTGGAAAGTGTCTTTGGAGTTGGTGGCtcagaaattttgaaaaagaagatgtGCTTTTTGGATGCTTGGTAATCTTTCTTGATTTGATCTGGTAGCAGCTTAAGCACCGTTGATCTCTCCTTATTAAATTCCCAGGCGAAATTGATTTCCTGTAGAGATGTGGTAATCCAGTTGTCGGAAT includes:
- the TIF11 gene encoding translation initiation complex factor eIF1A (highly similar to uniprot|P38912 Saccharomyces cerevisiae YMR260C TIF11 Translation initiation factor eIF1A), giving the protein MGKKNTKGGKKGRRGKNDSGGPKRELIYKEDGQEYAQITKMLGNGRVEATCFDGVKRMAHIRGKLRKRVWMGQGDIILVSLRDFQDDQCDVIHKYNLDEARTLKNQGELPENAKINETDNFGFESDEDVNFEFGNAEDDEEEEDDDELDIDEI